In Sphaeramia orbicularis chromosome 1, fSphaOr1.1, whole genome shotgun sequence, a genomic segment contains:
- the smim18 gene encoding small integral membrane protein 18, whose protein sequence is MANATTIHPSNLPLDPEAVPLSHFSLQVQEVYPFHDGWNVACFIILLLFILTVLSLAALAVLYELLDCGCCAKGKTHHQLQVEGPGSCSKLMTSICKEPESHTEIV, encoded by the coding sequence ATGGCCAACGCGACTACCATACACCCCAGTAATCTCCCATTGGACCCAGAGGCAGTCCCTCTCTCCCATTTCTCCTTACAGGTCCAGGAGGTCTACCCTTTCCACGATGGATGGAATGTGGCCTgcttcatcatcctcctcctcttcatcctcactGTCCTGTCTTTGGCCGCCTTGGCCGTGCTCTATGAGCTACTGGACTGTGGGTGCTGTGCCAAAGGAAAGACACATCACCAGCTACAGGTGGAAGGGCCAGGAAGCTGCAGCAAGCTAATGACCAGTATTTGCAAGGAACCAGAATCCCACACTGAAATCGTATAA